A single Nitrosospira multiformis ATCC 25196 DNA region contains:
- the smbP gene encoding small metal-binding protein SmbP, with product MRYISAGFAIGVLGVLLAPPAIADHHAAQAIEHAAMAKAHGEDGHAKVLLKHAEESLTHAQAAEKQHAEQHKHMTDSIKELKQAIEHAKAGHADVATKHVDEALMHMRKSTGD from the coding sequence ATGAGATACATATCAGCAGGTTTTGCCATCGGTGTTTTGGGCGTTCTTCTGGCGCCCCCGGCGATTGCCGATCATCACGCCGCCCAGGCGATCGAACATGCCGCAATGGCAAAGGCACATGGCGAGGACGGTCACGCAAAAGTGCTGCTCAAGCACGCGGAAGAGAGCCTGACCCATGCTCAGGCGGCGGAGAAACAGCACGCCGAACAACATAAGCATATGACGGACTCCATCAAGGAACTGAAGCAGGCAATCGAGCATGCCAAAGCAGGACATGCGGATGTTGCCACCAAGCACGTTGACGAAGCCCTGATGCACATGCGTAAGTCAACAGGCGACTAG
- a CDS encoding isoaspartyl peptidase/L-asparaginase family protein gives MTIHMRGSAGNDSPIRLVIHGGAGSVKSGQGPEREQAYREALAQSLIAGHAVLAAGGNSIDAVIAAITVMEDCPLFNAGKGAVLTHDGRNELEASIMEGATRAAGAVAGVTTIRNPIRAAHAVMTKSAHVMLIGQGAEIFAAKQDLEIVDSSYFYTRHRWNQLQKAIAKESILLDHDAGLDTLPGEDEKRGTVGAVALDCQGNLAAGTSTGGLTNKHPGRVGDSSIIGAGTYADNRSVAVSTTGTGEMFIRTAAAFNTAAQVRFLHAPITAAADNTLEEIAAIGGDGGLIVLDADGNYAIRFNTGAMFRGTIGEDGIARTGIFPGPETPALSC, from the coding sequence ATGACGATACACATGCGCGGAAGCGCGGGGAATGATTCGCCGATCCGGCTCGTGATTCACGGAGGGGCCGGGAGCGTGAAATCCGGGCAGGGGCCAGAACGCGAGCAGGCTTACAGGGAGGCACTCGCGCAATCGCTGATCGCTGGCCATGCGGTGCTTGCAGCAGGCGGCAACAGCATCGATGCAGTGATTGCGGCCATTACAGTGATGGAGGATTGCCCCTTGTTCAATGCCGGCAAGGGCGCCGTGCTGACCCATGATGGCCGCAACGAACTGGAAGCTTCAATCATGGAAGGGGCCACTCGCGCGGCAGGCGCCGTTGCGGGAGTGACGACGATTCGCAATCCGATTCGCGCCGCACATGCGGTAATGACGAAAAGCGCCCACGTGATGCTCATCGGGCAAGGTGCGGAAATTTTCGCTGCAAAGCAGGATCTGGAAATCGTGGATTCGTCCTATTTCTATACCCGGCACCGTTGGAATCAGCTGCAGAAAGCCATCGCTAAAGAAAGTATCCTGCTCGACCATGATGCGGGTCTGGATACATTGCCGGGTGAGGATGAAAAACGTGGAACCGTTGGCGCAGTGGCGCTCGACTGCCAGGGCAATCTGGCGGCCGGCACGTCGACCGGTGGGCTCACGAACAAGCACCCTGGCCGGGTAGGAGACTCGTCCATTATCGGGGCGGGAACCTACGCGGACAATCGCTCGGTTGCGGTATCCACGACTGGTACAGGCGAAATGTTCATTCGTACCGCTGCCGCTTTCAACACAGCAGCGCAGGTGCGATTTCTGCATGCTCCGATTACTGCGGCAGCCGATAACACGCTGGAGGAAATCGCGGCGATAGGTGGAGATGGGGGCCTGATCGTCCTGGATGCGGACGGCAACTATGCGATACGGTTCAACACCGGCGCCATGTTTCGCGGCACAATTGGAGAGGATGGCATAGCACGGACAGGTATTTTTCCCGGGCCTGAAACACCAGCTCTGTCATGTTGA